The genomic interval AGCCGCTGGTGGAACAAGTGCCACGTGGAAGTCGTGGACACTCCGGACATTTTCAGCTCCGAAGTGTCTAAGACAGACACCGGCTGTGACGAGAGAGGTCGCTGCTACCTGCTCTCGGCCCCGGGGCCCCACGCGCTGCTGCTGGTGACCCAGCTGGGCCGCTTCACCGCCCAGGACCAGCAAGCGGTGAGGAAGGTGAGGGACATGTTCGGGGAGGACGTCCTGAAATGGACGGTCATCGTCTTCACCAGGAAGGAGGACCTGGCGGGGGGCTCCCTGCAAGATTACGTGCGCAGCACAGAGAACCGGGCCTTGCGCGAGCTGGTGGCCGAGTGCGGGGGCCGGGTCTGTGCCTTTGACAACCGGGCCACCGGCCGGGAGCAGGAAGCCCAGGCGGAGCAGCTGCTGGGGCTGGTGAAGGGCCTGGTGCGGGAGCACGAGGGCGCCCACTACTCCAACGAGGTGTACGAGATGGCGCATCTCCTGCGCTGGGCAGGCCCGGAGGAGC from Rhinopithecus roxellana isolate Shanxi Qingling chromosome 6, ASM756505v1, whole genome shotgun sequence carries:
- the GIMAP1 gene encoding GTPase IMAP family member 1; the protein is MGGRKMARDEENIYGLEENTWSRQQPTLRLILVGRTGAGKSATGNSILGQKRFLSRLGATSVTRACTTASRWWNKCHVEVVDTPDIFSSEVSKTDTGCDERGRCYLLSAPGPHALLLVTQLGRFTAQDQQAVRKVRDMFGEDVLKWTVIVFTRKEDLAGGSLQDYVRSTENRALRELVAECGGRVCAFDNRATGREQEAQAEQLLGLVKGLVREHEGAHYSNEVYEMAHLLRWAGPEERLRRVSEGLAARMRRRPWGVWLRAGLWAWPKPPWSWRLGLALLLGGALLFCVLLHRRWSAVFAEVGPD